A stretch of the Diorhabda sublineata isolate icDioSubl1.1 chromosome 11, icDioSubl1.1, whole genome shotgun sequence genome encodes the following:
- the LOC130450071 gene encoding major facilitator superfamily domain-containing protein 1-like isoform X2, with product MEGGSNIQEIEDPPRGFINFFIHPSRAGNRFVVLFFLCFLSFGSYFCYDNPAALQSQLKTNLNISEVQFTALYSVYSWPNVVLNIVGGFLMDRVFGIRLGTNIYMGLALVGQLIFATAVYINQYWLMLIGRFVFGIGAESLTVGQNNYAVLWFKGKELNMVFGLQLSFARIGSTVNFLVMESLYSAVSNLSSDGAHVLGLVLYIAAGTCVFSMICSLCVSFLDKRAERILHRNNNASGEVVKLSDVRYFKLTFWLICIICVTFYCSIFPFIAIAKDFLMKNFGLSSEQANTACSTVYVISGIGSPILGFLIDKIGMNIFWILFGIFGTVISHLLLGFSHLNVYIPIGIMGISYSILASSLWPLVALVVPEYQLGTAYGVAGSIQNLGLALFSIFCGLIIEKFGYVAVEIFFICSLLLAAVSAVVLLFLDLMQHGNLNLTPGGRKRYEILYNHTEILINADALDTSSGEVIGSNSDFHIRNSFPQHTS from the exons ATGGAAGGTGGTTCGAATATTCAAGAAATCGAGGACCCCCCTAGAggatttattaacttttttattcacCCTTCAAGAGCAGGAAACagatttgtagttttattttttttgtgttttctcaGTTTCG GTTCCTACTTTTGTTATGACAATCCTGCAGCATTACAAAGCCAAttgaaaactaatttaaatattagtGAAGTACAGTTTACTGCATTATACTCGGTGTATTCTTGGCCTAATGTAGTTTTGAATATAGTTGGAGGATTTTTAATGGACAG GGTTTTTGGTATAAGGTTGGGTACTAATATTTACATGGGTCTTGCTCTTGTTGgtcaattaatttttgctacTGCAGTATATATAAATCAGTACTGGTTGATGCTTATAGGCCGTTTTGTATTTGG tattgGTGCCGAATCTCTAACGGTTGGTCAAAATAACTATGCTGTTCTGTGGTTCAAAGGAAAAGAACTAAATATGGTGTTTGGATTGCAGCTTAGTTTTGCCAGAATCGGTAGCACAGTAAACTTTTTGGTTATGGAAAGTTTGTATTCAGCTGTATCCAACCTATCTTCTGATGGAGCACATGTTTTAGGACTTGTACTTTACATAG CCGCTGGTACATGCGTCTTCTCAATGATTTGCTCATTATGTGTATCCTTTCTCGATAAGCGAGCAGAGAGAATTCTGCATAGGAATAATAATGCTTCTGGAGAGGTCGTTAAATTGTCTGATGTGAGATACTTCAAACTTACATTTTGGTTGATCTGCATCATATGCGTAActttttattgttctatttttcctttcatCGCTATAGCTAA agaCTTTCTCATGAAAAACTTTGGTTTGTCATCTGAACAGGCTAACACAGCTTGTAGTACTGTTTACGTCATATCTGGAATAGGATCTCCAATTTTAGGAtttcttattgataaaattggaatgaatattttttggattCTATTTGGTATATTCGGAACGGTTATATCCCATTTGTTGTTGGGATTTAGTCATCTTAATGTCTACATACCGATA GGTATTATGGGAATATCTTACTCGATCCTAGCTAGCAGTTTATGGCCGTTAGTAGCACTGGTAGTACCTGAATATCAATTAGGTACAGCATATGGAGT aGCTGGGTCCATTCAAAACTTGGGATTAGCTTTGTTTAGCATATTCTGTGGcttaataatcgaaaaatttggTTATGTGGcagtagaaatatttttcatctgtAGTTTATTGC tTGCCGCTGTTTCTGCAGTCGTATTACTATTCTTAGACCTTATGCAACATGGAAATCTGAACCTTACGCCTGGCGGAAGAAAAAGATATGAAAT attgtACAATCACACAGAGATCTTAATAAATGCTGACGCATTGGATACATCATCTGGTGAAGTAATAGGATCTAACTCGGACTTCCATATACGCAATAG ctTCCCTCAACATACGTCATAG
- the LOC130450071 gene encoding major facilitator superfamily domain-containing protein 1-like isoform X1, translating into MEGGSNIQEIEDPPRGFINFFIHPSRAGNRFVVLFFLCFLSFGSYFCYDNPAALQSQLKTNLNISEVQFTALYSVYSWPNVVLNIVGGFLMDRVFGIRLGTNIYMGLALVGQLIFATAVYINQYWLMLIGRFVFGIGAESLTVGQNNYAVLWFKGKELNMVFGLQLSFARIGSTVNFLVMESLYSAVSNLSSDGAHVLGLVLYIAAGTCVFSMICSLCVSFLDKRAERILHRNNNASGEVVKLSDVRYFKLTFWLICIICVTFYCSIFPFIAIAKDFLMKNFGLSSEQANTACSTVYVISGIGSPILGFLIDKIGMNIFWILFGIFGTVISHLLLGFSHLNVYIPIGIMGISYSILASSLWPLVALVVPEYQLGTAYGVAGSIQNLGLALFSIFCGLIIEKFGYVAVEIFFICSLLLAAVSAVVLLFLDLMQHGNLNLTPGGRKRYEILYNHTEILINADALDTSSGEVIGSNSDFHIRNRYLSRIGAPLPSTYVIDKQGMS; encoded by the exons ATGGAAGGTGGTTCGAATATTCAAGAAATCGAGGACCCCCCTAGAggatttattaacttttttattcacCCTTCAAGAGCAGGAAACagatttgtagttttattttttttgtgttttctcaGTTTCG GTTCCTACTTTTGTTATGACAATCCTGCAGCATTACAAAGCCAAttgaaaactaatttaaatattagtGAAGTACAGTTTACTGCATTATACTCGGTGTATTCTTGGCCTAATGTAGTTTTGAATATAGTTGGAGGATTTTTAATGGACAG GGTTTTTGGTATAAGGTTGGGTACTAATATTTACATGGGTCTTGCTCTTGTTGgtcaattaatttttgctacTGCAGTATATATAAATCAGTACTGGTTGATGCTTATAGGCCGTTTTGTATTTGG tattgGTGCCGAATCTCTAACGGTTGGTCAAAATAACTATGCTGTTCTGTGGTTCAAAGGAAAAGAACTAAATATGGTGTTTGGATTGCAGCTTAGTTTTGCCAGAATCGGTAGCACAGTAAACTTTTTGGTTATGGAAAGTTTGTATTCAGCTGTATCCAACCTATCTTCTGATGGAGCACATGTTTTAGGACTTGTACTTTACATAG CCGCTGGTACATGCGTCTTCTCAATGATTTGCTCATTATGTGTATCCTTTCTCGATAAGCGAGCAGAGAGAATTCTGCATAGGAATAATAATGCTTCTGGAGAGGTCGTTAAATTGTCTGATGTGAGATACTTCAAACTTACATTTTGGTTGATCTGCATCATATGCGTAActttttattgttctatttttcctttcatCGCTATAGCTAA agaCTTTCTCATGAAAAACTTTGGTTTGTCATCTGAACAGGCTAACACAGCTTGTAGTACTGTTTACGTCATATCTGGAATAGGATCTCCAATTTTAGGAtttcttattgataaaattggaatgaatattttttggattCTATTTGGTATATTCGGAACGGTTATATCCCATTTGTTGTTGGGATTTAGTCATCTTAATGTCTACATACCGATA GGTATTATGGGAATATCTTACTCGATCCTAGCTAGCAGTTTATGGCCGTTAGTAGCACTGGTAGTACCTGAATATCAATTAGGTACAGCATATGGAGT aGCTGGGTCCATTCAAAACTTGGGATTAGCTTTGTTTAGCATATTCTGTGGcttaataatcgaaaaatttggTTATGTGGcagtagaaatatttttcatctgtAGTTTATTGC tTGCCGCTGTTTCTGCAGTCGTATTACTATTCTTAGACCTTATGCAACATGGAAATCTGAACCTTACGCCTGGCGGAAGAAAAAGATATGAAAT attgtACAATCACACAGAGATCTTAATAAATGCTGACGCATTGGATACATCATCTGGTGAAGTAATAGGATCTAACTCGGACTTCCATATACGCAATAGGTATTTATCAAGAATCGGTGCCCCT ctTCCCTCAACATACGTCATAGATAAACAGGGAATGAGCTAA
- the LOC130450071 gene encoding major facilitator superfamily domain-containing protein 1-like isoform X3 yields the protein MEGGSNIQEIEDPPRGFINFFIHPSRAGNRFVVLFFLCFLSFGSYFCYDNPAALQSQLKTNLNISEVQFTALYSVYSWPNVVLNIVGGFLMDRVFGIRLGTNIYMGLALVGQLIFATAVYINQYWLMLIGRFVFGIGAESLTVGQNNYAVLWFKGKELNMVFGLQLSFARIGSTVNFLVMESLYSAVSNLSSDGAHVLGLVLYIAAGTCVFSMICSLCVSFLDKRAERILHRNNNASGEVVKLSDVRYFKLTFWLICIICVTFYCSIFPFIAIAKDFLMKNFGLSSEQANTACSTVYVISGIGSPILGFLIDKIGMNIFWILFGIFGTVISHLLLGFSHLNVYIPIGIMGISYSILASSLWPLVALVVPEYQLGTAYGVAGSIQNLGLALFSIFCGLIIEKFGYVAVEIFFICSLLLAAVSAVVLLFLDLMQHGNLNLTPGGRKRYEILQRQKEQKQEEHVSEKTS from the exons ATGGAAGGTGGTTCGAATATTCAAGAAATCGAGGACCCCCCTAGAggatttattaacttttttattcacCCTTCAAGAGCAGGAAACagatttgtagttttattttttttgtgttttctcaGTTTCG GTTCCTACTTTTGTTATGACAATCCTGCAGCATTACAAAGCCAAttgaaaactaatttaaatattagtGAAGTACAGTTTACTGCATTATACTCGGTGTATTCTTGGCCTAATGTAGTTTTGAATATAGTTGGAGGATTTTTAATGGACAG GGTTTTTGGTATAAGGTTGGGTACTAATATTTACATGGGTCTTGCTCTTGTTGgtcaattaatttttgctacTGCAGTATATATAAATCAGTACTGGTTGATGCTTATAGGCCGTTTTGTATTTGG tattgGTGCCGAATCTCTAACGGTTGGTCAAAATAACTATGCTGTTCTGTGGTTCAAAGGAAAAGAACTAAATATGGTGTTTGGATTGCAGCTTAGTTTTGCCAGAATCGGTAGCACAGTAAACTTTTTGGTTATGGAAAGTTTGTATTCAGCTGTATCCAACCTATCTTCTGATGGAGCACATGTTTTAGGACTTGTACTTTACATAG CCGCTGGTACATGCGTCTTCTCAATGATTTGCTCATTATGTGTATCCTTTCTCGATAAGCGAGCAGAGAGAATTCTGCATAGGAATAATAATGCTTCTGGAGAGGTCGTTAAATTGTCTGATGTGAGATACTTCAAACTTACATTTTGGTTGATCTGCATCATATGCGTAActttttattgttctatttttcctttcatCGCTATAGCTAA agaCTTTCTCATGAAAAACTTTGGTTTGTCATCTGAACAGGCTAACACAGCTTGTAGTACTGTTTACGTCATATCTGGAATAGGATCTCCAATTTTAGGAtttcttattgataaaattggaatgaatattttttggattCTATTTGGTATATTCGGAACGGTTATATCCCATTTGTTGTTGGGATTTAGTCATCTTAATGTCTACATACCGATA GGTATTATGGGAATATCTTACTCGATCCTAGCTAGCAGTTTATGGCCGTTAGTAGCACTGGTAGTACCTGAATATCAATTAGGTACAGCATATGGAGT aGCTGGGTCCATTCAAAACTTGGGATTAGCTTTGTTTAGCATATTCTGTGGcttaataatcgaaaaatttggTTATGTGGcagtagaaatatttttcatctgtAGTTTATTGC tTGCCGCTGTTTCTGCAGTCGTATTACTATTCTTAGACCTTATGCAACATGGAAATCTGAACCTTACGCCTGGCGGAAGAAAAAGATATGAAAT ACTTCAACGACAAAAAGAGCAAAAACAAGAAGAACATGTTTCGGAAAAAACATCATAA
- the LOC130450072 gene encoding meiosis-specific with OB domain-containing protein isoform X2 has product MDEHVVAVQRATLKDLNPYLTNILIVGAIIGKQKPRKFTDAKLNVHGVLRAVWNFTLRDSVKDYINVTYWGSAEVIFQANDKFNVGDVVALINPIIKIRNLDDISEQFLPMVTSPYSLTLTEKSTLIRHEANVEYFSSLLKFPTKPLAGFVPLRDIHNSGSSIQGYVNILVVVKGLSEIRNVSSRNNNETYTIRTVDVFDHTSPSLKLEIWENHIIQRSEHWIPKQTVLFITDLKIQWSNFQRQFIARITGCTIITENPNGREAQMLLNYAKDAPIETYDIVDQIINSLPDRNGKCKMEMKSSRCVNSECPTVFENETADPEFNFDIKLTLTDHTGSLKNCRLSGHPAEQALGCTAREFSNMSDDEKGILKWKYLLERCAVYIAVIFVGRKSPIISILKISLTNSLEVSRRLAVY; this is encoded by the exons ATGGACGAACATGTAGTTGCTGTTCAAAGAGCTACTTTAAAAGATTTGAATCCATATTTAACGAATATTCTTATTGTTGGGGCAATAATAGGAAAACAAAAACCTCGTAAATTTACGGAtgcaaaattaaatgttcatgGAGTTCTCAGAGCAGTTTGGAATTTTACTTTGAGAGATTCCGTTAAAGATTACATAAACGTCACTTACTGGGGTTCTGCTGAAGTGATATTTCAAGCAAATGATAAGTTTAATGTTGGAGATGTCg TTGCCTTAATAAACCctattataaaaataaggaaTTTAGACGATATTAGTGAACAATTTCTGCCTATGGTAACGTCCCCATACAGTTTGACTTTAACAGAAAAATCAACTTTGATTAGACATGAAGcaaatgttgaatatttttcgagtttacTTAAATTTCCCACAAAGCCCCTCGCTGGATTCGTTCCTCTAAGAGATATTCATAACAGTGGATCTTCCATACAAG gttatgttaatATATTGGTGGTAGTTAAAGGTTTATCTGAAATTCGAAATGTTTCATCCAGAAATAATAACGAAACATATACGATTAGAACTGTGGATGTTTTTGATCATACCAGTCCAAGTCTGAAATTGGAAATTTGGGAAAATCATATTATTCAGAG gtcCGAACACTGGATACCGAAACAAACTGTTCTTTTCATTACCGATTTAAAGATCCAATGGTCGAATTTTCAAAGACAGTTCATAGCTAGAATAACAGGTTGTACAATTATTACCGAAAATCCTAATGGTAGAGAAGCTCAAATGCTGCTCAACTATGCCAAAGATGCTCCCATTGAAACTTACGACATAGTAGATCAAATTATTAATTCGTTACCAGATCGTAA cgGGAAATgtaaaatggaaatgaaaagtTCGAGATGTGTGAATTCTGAATGTCCCACcgtttttgaaaatgaaacgGCCGATCcagaatttaattttgacattaaattAACTTTAACGGATCACACAGGTTCGTTAAAAAATTGCAGACTTAGTGGACATCCTGCAGAACAGGCATTAGGGTGTACT gcTCGCGAATTTTCTAATATGTCCGACGATGAAAAAGGAATCCTCAAATGGAAATACTTATTGGAACGTTGTGCTGTTTATATAGCAGTTATATTCGTGGGTAGGAAGAGCcccataatttcaattttaaaaataagtttgaCAAACTCATTAGAAGTAAGCCGAAGACTTGCCGtctattaa
- the LOC130450072 gene encoding meiosis-specific with OB domain-containing protein isoform X1, which produces MDEHVVAVQRATLKDLNPYLTNILIVGAIIGKQKPRKFTDAKLNVHGVLRAVWNFTLRDSVKDYINVTYWGSAEVIFQANDKFNVGDVVALINPIIKIRNLDDISEQFLPMVTSPYSLTLTEKSTLIRHEANVEYFSSLLKFPTKPLAGFVPLRDIHNSGSSIQGYVNILVVVKGLSEIRNVSSRNNNETYTIRTVDVFDHTSPSLKLEIWENHIIQRSEHWIPKQTVLFITDLKIQWSNFQRQFIARITGCTIITENPNGREAQMLLNYAKDAPIETYDIVDQIINSLPDPNLIQNVMNVKQIHDKLNDFNGEIKHFTAVLYTFISNLDLDGLSKTLSIKCGKCKMEMKSSRCVNSECPTVFENETADPEFNFDIKLTLTDHTGSLKNCRLSGHPAEQALGCTAREFSNMSDDEKGILKWKYLLERCAVYIAVIFVGRKSPIISILKISLTNSLEVSRRLAVY; this is translated from the exons ATGGACGAACATGTAGTTGCTGTTCAAAGAGCTACTTTAAAAGATTTGAATCCATATTTAACGAATATTCTTATTGTTGGGGCAATAATAGGAAAACAAAAACCTCGTAAATTTACGGAtgcaaaattaaatgttcatgGAGTTCTCAGAGCAGTTTGGAATTTTACTTTGAGAGATTCCGTTAAAGATTACATAAACGTCACTTACTGGGGTTCTGCTGAAGTGATATTTCAAGCAAATGATAAGTTTAATGTTGGAGATGTCg TTGCCTTAATAAACCctattataaaaataaggaaTTTAGACGATATTAGTGAACAATTTCTGCCTATGGTAACGTCCCCATACAGTTTGACTTTAACAGAAAAATCAACTTTGATTAGACATGAAGcaaatgttgaatatttttcgagtttacTTAAATTTCCCACAAAGCCCCTCGCTGGATTCGTTCCTCTAAGAGATATTCATAACAGTGGATCTTCCATACAAG gttatgttaatATATTGGTGGTAGTTAAAGGTTTATCTGAAATTCGAAATGTTTCATCCAGAAATAATAACGAAACATATACGATTAGAACTGTGGATGTTTTTGATCATACCAGTCCAAGTCTGAAATTGGAAATTTGGGAAAATCATATTATTCAGAG gtcCGAACACTGGATACCGAAACAAACTGTTCTTTTCATTACCGATTTAAAGATCCAATGGTCGAATTTTCAAAGACAGTTCATAGCTAGAATAACAGGTTGTACAATTATTACCGAAAATCCTAATGGTAGAGAAGCTCAAATGCTGCTCAACTATGCCAAAGATGCTCCCATTGAAACTTACGACATAGTAGATCAAATTATTAATTCGTTACCAGATC caaatttgatacaaaatgtAATGAATGTTAAACAGATTCATgataaattaaatgattttaatgGAGAAATCAAACACTTTACTGCTGTTTTGTATACGTTCATTTCCAATCTGGATTTAGATGGACTCTCAAAAACTCTTTCAATTAAATG cgGGAAATgtaaaatggaaatgaaaagtTCGAGATGTGTGAATTCTGAATGTCCCACcgtttttgaaaatgaaacgGCCGATCcagaatttaattttgacattaaattAACTTTAACGGATCACACAGGTTCGTTAAAAAATTGCAGACTTAGTGGACATCCTGCAGAACAGGCATTAGGGTGTACT gcTCGCGAATTTTCTAATATGTCCGACGATGAAAAAGGAATCCTCAAATGGAAATACTTATTGGAACGTTGTGCTGTTTATATAGCAGTTATATTCGTGGGTAGGAAGAGCcccataatttcaattttaaaaataagtttgaCAAACTCATTAGAAGTAAGCCGAAGACTTGCCGtctattaa